The following proteins are co-located in the Camelina sativa cultivar DH55 chromosome 12, Cs, whole genome shotgun sequence genome:
- the LOC104730451 gene encoding GDSL esterase/lipase At4g28780-like, with protein sequence MSTFHVTSIFLSAALCLTLILMPQQTNAARAFFVFGDSLVDSGNNNYLVTTARADSPPYGIDYPTGRPTGRFSNGLNLPDIISEQIGSEPTLPILSPELTGEKLLIGANFASAGIGILNDTGVQFLNILRIGRQFELFQEYQERVSEIIGSEKTQQLVNGALVLMTLGGNDFVNNYFFPFSSRRRQSSLEEFSQLLISEYKKILARLYELGARRVMVTGTGPLGCVPAELASSGSVNGECAPEAQQAAAIFNPLLVQMLQGLNSEIGSDVFIGANAFNMNADFINNPQRFGFVTSKVACCGQGAYNGRGICTPLSSLCPDRNAYAFWDPFHPTEKATRLIVQQIMTGSAEYMNPMNLSTIMALDSRI encoded by the exons ATGTCCACCTTTCACGTAACATCGATTTTTTTGTCCGCCGCGTTATGCCTAACGCTTATTCTTATGCCGCAACAAACAAATGCGGCTAGAGCGTTCTTCGTGTTTGGTGACTCACTCGTGGACAGTGGTAACAACAATTACTTAGTCACCACCGCTCGTGCCGATTCTCCTCCCTACGGAATAGATTATCCGACAGGTCGACCAACCGGTCGTTTCTCCAATGGCTTGAACCTTCCTGACATTATCA GTGAACAAATTGGATCTGAGCCGACATTACCAATTCTTAGCCCTGAGCTCACCGGAGAGAAGCTATTGATCGGAGCTAACTTTGCCTCTGCCGGCATTGGGATACTTAACGACACCGGAGTTCAATTT TTGAACATACTAAGGATCGGTAGGCAATTCGAGCTGTTCCAAGAGTAtcaagagagagtgagtgagatTATAGGTTCAGAAAAAACACAACAGCTTGTAAACGGGGCTCTTGTCCTCATGACTCTCGGAGGAAATGATTTTGTCAACAACTACTTCTTCCCCTTCTCTTCTAGAAGACGCCAATCATCTCTGGAGGAATTTAGCCAGCTTCTCATCTCCGAGTACAAGAAAATCCTTGCG AGGCTGTACGAGTTGGGAGCAAGAAGGGTGATGGTGACAGGAACAGGACCGTTGGGTTGTGTACCAGCTGAGCTTGCCTCATCGGGAAGTGTGAATGGAGAATGTGCACCCGAGGCCCAACAGGCTGCAGCAATCTTCAATCCGCTTTTGGTTCAAATGCTTCAGGGACTTAACAGTGAGATTGGTTCGGATGTTTTCATTGGGGCTAATGCCTTTAATATGAATGCGGATTTCATCAACAATCCCCAAAGATTTG GTTTCGTGACGTCTAAGGTAGCGTGTTGCGGGCAAGGAGCATACAACGGGCGAGGCATTTGCACCCCATTATCGAGCCTATGCCCTGACCGCAACGCGTATGCTTTCTGGGACCCTTTCCACCCGACCGAGAAAGCCACCCGACTCATCGTCCAACAAATCATGACTGGTTCGGCTGAGTACATGAACCCCATGAACCTTAGTACTATCATGGCTTTAGATTCAAGAATTTAA
- the LOC104730453 gene encoding tetraspanin-20-like yields MRHNCCHVSFASILKILNFLQAFIGVSIIIYSIWMLDQYNHHLPPVDPPPSQPPAASSPDSSTFSSTSGIEINGDSLKNPMSFVSGIVLGSGTDSGSFNLRSLDLPAPWFIYSFMAIGILVCIVTIIGFIAAEAINGCCLCFYSILKTLLIIIEAVLLGFIAIDRQWEKDLPYDPTGELNSLRAFIEENIDICKWVGIVVVAIQFLSLLLALVLRAMVSPRQSELDDEDDFENPMNRARDNLLGPQANQASSASNIDNWRSRIREKYGLINGQSQTPPA; encoded by the exons ATGCGGCACAATTGCTGTCATGTCTCGTTCGCTTCTATTCTCAAGATCCTGAATTTTCTCCAAGCTTTCATCGGTGTATCGATCATCATCTACTCGATTTGGATGCTCGATCAATATAACCATCACCTTCCCCCCGTTGATCCTCCTCCTTCTCAGCCTCCCGCGGCTTCATCTCCTGATTCTTCTACCTTCTCTTCTACTTCAGGAATTGAGATCAACGGTGATTCTTTGAAGAATCCGATGAGTTTCGTATCGGGTATCGTTCTCGGGTCTGGTACTGATTCGGGAAGTTTCAACCTCCGTTCCTTAGATCTTCCTGCTCCATG GTTCATCTACTCTTTTATGGCGATTGGGATATTAGTCTGCATTGTCACTATCATTGGTTTCATTGCAGCTGAGGCTATCAATGGCTGCTGCTTGTGTTTC TATTCTATCCTCAAAACTCTTTTGATCATAATTGAAGCGGTTCTATTGGGATTCATAGCTATTGACCGTCAGTGGGAAAAG GATCTTCCTTATGATCCAACTGGAGAACTTAATAGCCTTCGAGCTTTCAttgaagaaaacattgatatttGCAAATGGGTTGGCATTGTTGTGGTAGCGATCCAG TTTCTGTCATTGCTACTGGCTTTGGTTTTGAGAGCTATGGTTTCACCCCGGCAGTCAGAGcttgatgatgaggatgattttGAGAATCCTATGAATAGAGCACGTGACAATCTTCTTGGTCCACAGGCAAACCAGGCATCTTCTGCTAGCAATATTGACAATTGGAGGTCCCGTATCAGAGAGAAG taCGGATTGATCAACGGTCAGAGCCAGACTCCACCAGCTTAA
- the LOC104730452 gene encoding uncharacterized protein LOC104730452 isoform X1 — MNELRGRKVQNIESPIPGCLGKMVNLFDLGTAVNGNKLLTDKPHRDGSSLSRSRSDVTRMPSPSYKGHSEAELIMCDLRRSASNKVSGTPMKKLIAREMSKDVEHKQSPTNVVAKLMGLETLPQMHLETAATQRSKSRSYSYASPNHSVSSMDNEVQKYQDLSREFKDVYEMWQSPQKVSRSRDSSPRKGRFDESTTEKQMALVRQKFTEAKRLVTDDNLHQSKEFQDALEFLSSNKDLFVEFLQESNSFSQQNLSDFHHVPSHPDAKRITVLRPSKAVETEKFVLQGRKTKQVKKLASSSQETGWGNRDLGYSSSYVNRGTEEYPVQPTRIVVLKPSLGKSLDIKAVSSSPSSPRYFDEPGDVETKEVAKEITRQVRENLMCHHRNETQSSSVLSNGYNGDDSSFNKSENEDLVGNLSDSEIMSPASRHSWDCPNRFESPFSPSSFSRASFSPESSVCREAKKRLSERWALMSVTGRNQPHKHVPRASSTLGEMLALSETKVTTGSEEEINEVAPATRASTSCITSDLSQVEMASDSLNILSRSKSVSDVRLNGETSVLGMSKARELTKTGSLKSSWKVSNLFFFKNNKASKEKRDTSQYSSTSQLATPSSVKLTGKTSEDCLVPRDCHPPESSQQQSINPGEEEVTTPKPPAAGNTSENHDQPSPISVLFPPFEEENVDNPECSGSTKLWTNQGEAMSLKSNLIDKSPPIGSIARILSWNDDSCTDNISKPAVVGVHEDEDWYFFIETLLTAAGFSRGCTVSHDPLISRWHLPNSPLDPSLREKYTNPDNNNNIKEFIHEGKRRQQRSTRKLIFDCINSIISETTTTTSTGNGSPCFDLMEHVWEQLKDWVLDEPSKLDSGEDMDANSLAAESLVKNEIVGRTWTHSLQVEIDDFGIEIERRLLQDLIEEAVIDFTR, encoded by the exons ATGAATGAACTCCGAGGCAGAAAGGTTCAAAATATTGAAAGTCCGATTCCAGGATGCTTGGGGAAGATGGTTAATCTATTTGATCTAGGAACAGCTGTTAACGGGAATAAGTTGCTTACAGATAAACCACATCGTGATG GATCCTCTCTGTCAAGGAGTCGATCTGATGTGACCAGAATGCCAAGCCCTTCTTATAAAGGCCATTCAGAAGCTGAATTG ATTATGTGTGATTTGAGGAGAAGTGCTTCTAACAAAGTAAGTGGTACACCGATGAAGAAACTCATTGCTCGAGAAATGTCAAAAGATGTCGAACATAAACAGAGCCCAACTAATGTGGTTGCTAAGTTGATGGGTTTGGAAACACTTCCCCAGATGCATCTTGAGACTGCTGCTACACAGCGAAGCAAATCCAGAAGCTATTCATACGCTTCGCCGAATCATTCAGTGTCTTCTATGGATAATGAGGTCCAAAAGTATCAGGATCTCAGTAGAGAGTTTAAAGACGTGTATGAAATGTGGCAGTCGCCTCAGAAGGTGAGTCGCTCAAGGGATAGCTCGCCTAGAAAAGGAAGATTTGATGAAAGTACGACTGAGAAACAGATGGCTCTTGTTCGTCAAAAGTTCACTGAAGCAAAACGCCTTGTAACAGATGACAATCTTCACCAATCTAAAGAGTTCCAAGATGCACTTGAATTTTTAAGCTCCAACAAGGATTTGTTTGTTGAGTTTCTCCAGGAATCAAATTCATTCTCTCAGCAGAACCTTTCTGACTTTCACCATGTTCCTTCTCATCCAGATGCAAAGCGTATCACAGTATTGAGACCTTCAAAGGCTGTTGAAACTGAAAAGTTTGTGCTTCAAGGCAGGAAGACCAAGCAAGTTAAAAAATTGGCTTCATCAAGTCAAGAAACTGGATGGGGAAACCGTGATCTTGGTTACTCGTCATCTTATGTCAACCGGGGAACTGAGGAGTACCCTGTACAGCCAACTCGAATTGTCGTCTTGAAGCCTAGTCTAGGGAAGTCTCTAGATATAAAGGCTGTTTCATCATCCCCATCATCTCCGAGGTATTTTGATGAGCCTGGAGATGTTGAGACTAAAGAAGTAGCAAAGGAAATTACTCGTCAAGTACGCGAAAATCTGATGTGTCACCACAGGAATGAGACTCAGTCTTCTTCTGTCCTATCCAATGGTTATAACGGTGATGACAGTTCCTTTAACAAGTCTGAAAATGAAGATCTAGTAGGAAACCTTAGCGATTCAGAGATCATGTCACCAGCTTCTAGGCATTCATGGGACTGTCCAAATAGGTTTGAAAGTCCtttttctccttcctctttcAGCCGGGCTTCATTTTCTCCAGAGTCATCTGTCTGCAGAGAAGCCAAAAAACGACTTTCTGAAAGATGGGCATTGATGTCAGTAACTGGAAGAAATCAACCGCATAAACATGTTCCAAGAGCCTCAAGCACTCTAGGGGAAATGCTTGCACTCTCAGAGACCAAAGTGACAACTGGATCCGAGGAAGAGATCAACGAAGTAGCACCAGCAACAAGGGCGTCAACATCATGCATAACTAGTGATCTAAGTCAAGTGGAAATGGCAAGTGATTCTTTGAATATCCTTTCAAGGTCAAAATCAGTCTCTGACGTTAGACTCAACGGCGAAACATCTGTTTTGGGGATGTCCAAAGCACGAGAGCTTACTAAGACGGGAAGCCTGAAATCTTCATGGAAAGTCTCGAACTTGTTCTTCTTTAAGAATAATAAAGCAAGCAAGGAGAAAAGAGATACATCTCAGTACAGCTCTACGTCTCAGTTAGCAACACCATCTTCTGTGAAGCTTACCGGGAAAACCAGCGAAGATTGTTTGGTTCCTAGAGATTGTCACCCTCCTGAATCATCACAACAGCAAAGTATAAACCCAGGCGAG gagGAAGTGACTACACCAAAACCTCCAGCTGCTGGGAATACAAGTGAAAACCATGACCAGCCAAGTCCAATTTCTGTTTTGTTTCCGCCATTTGAAGAGGAAAATGTTGACAATCCAGAATGTTCTGGTTCAACCAAGCTATGGACGAATCAAG GAGAGGCAATGTCTCTTAAATCTAATCTAATAGACAAGTCACCACCAATCGGGTCAATCGCTAGGATCCTCTCATGGAATGATGACTCTTGCACAGACAACATATCTAAACCCGCAGTGGTAGGAGTCCATGAGGATGAAGACTGGTACTTCTTTATAGAAACGCTCTTGACAGCTGCAGGTTTCAGCAGAGGTTGCACCGTCTCTCATGACCCGCTCATCTCACGATGGCACTTGCCAAATAGTCCCTTAGACCCTTCACTCAGAGAGAAATACACGAACcctgataacaacaacaacatcaaagaGTTCATCCATGAAGGCAAACGTAGACAACAACGATCAACCCGTAAACTCATTTTCGACTGTATTAACTCCATCAtttcagaaacaacaacaactacaagcacGGGCAATGGTTCTCCATGTTTTGACCTCATGGAACATGTGTGGGAACAGTTAAAGGACTGGGTCTTAGATGAGCCTAGCAAGCTTGACTCAGGAGAGGACATGGACGCAAACAGTTTGGCTGCAGAGAGTCTAGTAAAGAATGAGATAGTCGGGAGGACATGGACTCATAGCTTACAAGTTGAAATAGACGACTTTGGGATTGAAATTGAGAGGAGATTGTTGCAAGATCTCATAGAGGAAGCCGTTATCGATTTTACACGATGA
- the LOC104730452 gene encoding uncharacterized protein LOC104730452 isoform X2: MPSPSYKGHSEAELIMCDLRRSASNKVSGTPMKKLIAREMSKDVEHKQSPTNVVAKLMGLETLPQMHLETAATQRSKSRSYSYASPNHSVSSMDNEVQKYQDLSREFKDVYEMWQSPQKVSRSRDSSPRKGRFDESTTEKQMALVRQKFTEAKRLVTDDNLHQSKEFQDALEFLSSNKDLFVEFLQESNSFSQQNLSDFHHVPSHPDAKRITVLRPSKAVETEKFVLQGRKTKQVKKLASSSQETGWGNRDLGYSSSYVNRGTEEYPVQPTRIVVLKPSLGKSLDIKAVSSSPSSPRYFDEPGDVETKEVAKEITRQVRENLMCHHRNETQSSSVLSNGYNGDDSSFNKSENEDLVGNLSDSEIMSPASRHSWDCPNRFESPFSPSSFSRASFSPESSVCREAKKRLSERWALMSVTGRNQPHKHVPRASSTLGEMLALSETKVTTGSEEEINEVAPATRASTSCITSDLSQVEMASDSLNILSRSKSVSDVRLNGETSVLGMSKARELTKTGSLKSSWKVSNLFFFKNNKASKEKRDTSQYSSTSQLATPSSVKLTGKTSEDCLVPRDCHPPESSQQQSINPGEEEVTTPKPPAAGNTSENHDQPSPISVLFPPFEEENVDNPECSGSTKLWTNQGEAMSLKSNLIDKSPPIGSIARILSWNDDSCTDNISKPAVVGVHEDEDWYFFIETLLTAAGFSRGCTVSHDPLISRWHLPNSPLDPSLREKYTNPDNNNNIKEFIHEGKRRQQRSTRKLIFDCINSIISETTTTTSTGNGSPCFDLMEHVWEQLKDWVLDEPSKLDSGEDMDANSLAAESLVKNEIVGRTWTHSLQVEIDDFGIEIERRLLQDLIEEAVIDFTR; the protein is encoded by the exons ATGCCAAGCCCTTCTTATAAAGGCCATTCAGAAGCTGAATTG ATTATGTGTGATTTGAGGAGAAGTGCTTCTAACAAAGTAAGTGGTACACCGATGAAGAAACTCATTGCTCGAGAAATGTCAAAAGATGTCGAACATAAACAGAGCCCAACTAATGTGGTTGCTAAGTTGATGGGTTTGGAAACACTTCCCCAGATGCATCTTGAGACTGCTGCTACACAGCGAAGCAAATCCAGAAGCTATTCATACGCTTCGCCGAATCATTCAGTGTCTTCTATGGATAATGAGGTCCAAAAGTATCAGGATCTCAGTAGAGAGTTTAAAGACGTGTATGAAATGTGGCAGTCGCCTCAGAAGGTGAGTCGCTCAAGGGATAGCTCGCCTAGAAAAGGAAGATTTGATGAAAGTACGACTGAGAAACAGATGGCTCTTGTTCGTCAAAAGTTCACTGAAGCAAAACGCCTTGTAACAGATGACAATCTTCACCAATCTAAAGAGTTCCAAGATGCACTTGAATTTTTAAGCTCCAACAAGGATTTGTTTGTTGAGTTTCTCCAGGAATCAAATTCATTCTCTCAGCAGAACCTTTCTGACTTTCACCATGTTCCTTCTCATCCAGATGCAAAGCGTATCACAGTATTGAGACCTTCAAAGGCTGTTGAAACTGAAAAGTTTGTGCTTCAAGGCAGGAAGACCAAGCAAGTTAAAAAATTGGCTTCATCAAGTCAAGAAACTGGATGGGGAAACCGTGATCTTGGTTACTCGTCATCTTATGTCAACCGGGGAACTGAGGAGTACCCTGTACAGCCAACTCGAATTGTCGTCTTGAAGCCTAGTCTAGGGAAGTCTCTAGATATAAAGGCTGTTTCATCATCCCCATCATCTCCGAGGTATTTTGATGAGCCTGGAGATGTTGAGACTAAAGAAGTAGCAAAGGAAATTACTCGTCAAGTACGCGAAAATCTGATGTGTCACCACAGGAATGAGACTCAGTCTTCTTCTGTCCTATCCAATGGTTATAACGGTGATGACAGTTCCTTTAACAAGTCTGAAAATGAAGATCTAGTAGGAAACCTTAGCGATTCAGAGATCATGTCACCAGCTTCTAGGCATTCATGGGACTGTCCAAATAGGTTTGAAAGTCCtttttctccttcctctttcAGCCGGGCTTCATTTTCTCCAGAGTCATCTGTCTGCAGAGAAGCCAAAAAACGACTTTCTGAAAGATGGGCATTGATGTCAGTAACTGGAAGAAATCAACCGCATAAACATGTTCCAAGAGCCTCAAGCACTCTAGGGGAAATGCTTGCACTCTCAGAGACCAAAGTGACAACTGGATCCGAGGAAGAGATCAACGAAGTAGCACCAGCAACAAGGGCGTCAACATCATGCATAACTAGTGATCTAAGTCAAGTGGAAATGGCAAGTGATTCTTTGAATATCCTTTCAAGGTCAAAATCAGTCTCTGACGTTAGACTCAACGGCGAAACATCTGTTTTGGGGATGTCCAAAGCACGAGAGCTTACTAAGACGGGAAGCCTGAAATCTTCATGGAAAGTCTCGAACTTGTTCTTCTTTAAGAATAATAAAGCAAGCAAGGAGAAAAGAGATACATCTCAGTACAGCTCTACGTCTCAGTTAGCAACACCATCTTCTGTGAAGCTTACCGGGAAAACCAGCGAAGATTGTTTGGTTCCTAGAGATTGTCACCCTCCTGAATCATCACAACAGCAAAGTATAAACCCAGGCGAG gagGAAGTGACTACACCAAAACCTCCAGCTGCTGGGAATACAAGTGAAAACCATGACCAGCCAAGTCCAATTTCTGTTTTGTTTCCGCCATTTGAAGAGGAAAATGTTGACAATCCAGAATGTTCTGGTTCAACCAAGCTATGGACGAATCAAG GAGAGGCAATGTCTCTTAAATCTAATCTAATAGACAAGTCACCACCAATCGGGTCAATCGCTAGGATCCTCTCATGGAATGATGACTCTTGCACAGACAACATATCTAAACCCGCAGTGGTAGGAGTCCATGAGGATGAAGACTGGTACTTCTTTATAGAAACGCTCTTGACAGCTGCAGGTTTCAGCAGAGGTTGCACCGTCTCTCATGACCCGCTCATCTCACGATGGCACTTGCCAAATAGTCCCTTAGACCCTTCACTCAGAGAGAAATACACGAACcctgataacaacaacaacatcaaagaGTTCATCCATGAAGGCAAACGTAGACAACAACGATCAACCCGTAAACTCATTTTCGACTGTATTAACTCCATCAtttcagaaacaacaacaactacaagcacGGGCAATGGTTCTCCATGTTTTGACCTCATGGAACATGTGTGGGAACAGTTAAAGGACTGGGTCTTAGATGAGCCTAGCAAGCTTGACTCAGGAGAGGACATGGACGCAAACAGTTTGGCTGCAGAGAGTCTAGTAAAGAATGAGATAGTCGGGAGGACATGGACTCATAGCTTACAAGTTGAAATAGACGACTTTGGGATTGAAATTGAGAGGAGATTGTTGCAAGATCTCATAGAGGAAGCCGTTATCGATTTTACACGATGA
- the LOC104730455 gene encoding photosystem I reaction center subunit IV A, chloroplastic-like: protein MAMASASTVFVLPANVTAAGGASSSRNSVSFLPMRSAGSRLVVRAADDAATPATSSSKDAPAAPAAAPAGAAATKPKPPPIGPKRGSKVKILRRESYWFKTVGSVVAVDQDPKSRYPVVVRFAKVNYANISTNNYALDEIEEVAA, encoded by the exons atggcCATGGCGTCAGCATCGACGGTGTTTGTTCTTCCGGCCAACGTCACCGCGGCCGGTGGCGCTTCGTCGTCCAGGAACTCCGTGTCATTCTTGCCCATGAGAAGCGCCGGTTCTAGGCTTGTAGTCAGAGCAGCCGACGATGCCGCGACTCCGGCTACCTCTTCGTCTAAAGATGCTCCTGCGGCGCCAGCTGCTGCTCCGGCTGGAGCTGCTGCCACCAAACCCAAGCCACCTCCGATTGGCCCTAAGAGAGGGTCTAAG GTCAAGATTCTAAGGAGAGAATCCTACTGGTTCAAGACCGTTGGATCAGTTGTGGCTGTTGATCAG GACCCTAAGAGTAGGTACCCTGTTGTGGTCCGGTTTGCGAAAGTGAACTACGCCAACATATCGACCAACAACTATGCATTGGACGAGATCGAAGAAGTTGCAGCTTAa
- the LOC104730456 gene encoding protein LOW PSII ACCUMULATION 1, chloroplastic, producing the protein MATLVSSQTYIYHCRLSKRALYPAKESYSPCRFSRHHHHRERLDFYPKTPRLTITRKHQPLSFNTVCFAADEPSEISADARIRSEVLSPFRSVRMFFYLAFIASGSLGGLIATSRLIGALANPARSGEVLEIIKGLGIDFGAASLFAFLYFRENKTKNAQMVRLSREENLAKLKMRVEENNKVISVGDLRGVARLVICSGPAEFIEEAFNRSKEFTQGLVERGVVVVAYSTDGNTPVLDFDETDIADEESSQRRKRLWRVTPVFVPEWEKWLAEQKKLANVSSDSPVYLSLRLDGRVRASGVGYPPWQAFVAQLPPVKGIWTGLLDGMDGRV; encoded by the exons ATGGCTACTCTGGTCTCGTCTCAGACTTACATCTACCATTGTCGTCTGAGTAAACGAGCTCTTTATCCGGCAAAAGAATCATACTCTCCTTGTAGATTTTcccgtcatcatcatcacagaGAAAGACTTGATTTTTATCCTAAGACGCCTAGATTGACAATAACTAGAAAGCATCAACCTTTGTCTTTCAATACCGTGTGTTTTGCTGCAGACGAGCCTTCCGAAATCAG TGCTGATGCTAGAATACGTAGTGAGGTTCTGTCTCCGTTCAGATCAGTCCGTATGTTCTTCTACCTTGCCTTCATAGCTAGTGGTTCACTAGGAGGACTAATAGCCACTTCTAGGCTCATTGGTGCACTTGCAAATCCGGCTAGATCAGGCGAAGTTCTTGAGATCATAAAAGGTTTGGGAATTGACTTTGGTGCAGCTTCTCTCTTTGCTTTCCTCTACTTCCGAGAAAACAAGACCAAGAATGCACAAATGGTTAGGCTCTCAAGAGAAGAGAATCTTGCAAAACTCAAAATGAGGGTCGAAGAGAACAATAAAGTTATCTCGGTAGGAGATCTGAGAGGGGTTGCTAGGCTTGTCATCTGCTCTGGTCCTGCAGAGTTTATCGAAGAAGCGTTTAATAGAAGTAAAGAGTTCACACAAGGGCTTGTGGAGAGAGGTGTGGTTGTGGTAGCTTATTCTACGGATGGGAATACGCCGGTTTTGGACTTTGATGAGACTGACATTGCGGATGAAGAATCGAGCCAGAGAAGGAAGAGATTGTGGCGAGTGACTCCTGTTTTTGTCCCAGAATGGGAAAA GTGGTTAGCTGAGCAAAAGAAGCTTGCTAATGTATCTTCAGACTCTCCAGT GTATTTGTCTCTGCGTTTGGACGGGCGTGTAAGGGCAAGTGGAGTGGGTTATCCTCCATGGCAAGCCTTTGTTGCACAGCTTCCTCCGGTTAAGGGAATCTGGACCGGTCTTCTTGATGGTATGGATGGTAGAGTGTAA